In Primulina eburnea isolate SZY01 chromosome 3, ASM2296580v1, whole genome shotgun sequence, one DNA window encodes the following:
- the LOC140825020 gene encoding LOW QUALITY PROTEIN: probable protein phosphatase 2C 72 (The sequence of the model RefSeq protein was modified relative to this genomic sequence to represent the inferred CDS: inserted 2 bases in 1 codon), giving the protein MGICASVASSEIHDDTYGHEDSAYYKEXLTLVKMDFKIGSTYSHAGSKGLNQDSAILYQGYGIEDGAFCGVFDGHGKNGHIVSKLVRNRLPSLLLNQRNAIAKITSSPINDAQNAPKAETCNKSEPTKNFFKWKEACLSAFKAMDKEIKILDSVDCSCSGTTAVVAVKQGEDIVIANLGDSRAVLGTKTEKGIVAIQLTTDLKPGVPSEAERIRKCNGRVLALKEEPHIQRVWLPHDDSPGLAMSRAFGDFVLKYHGIIAIPDISYHRLSPNDQFLVLASDGVWDVLSNEDVVAIVSAAHSEEAAAKSVVDATIGAWKHRFPNSKRDDCTVICLFLDKMNA; this is encoded by the exons ATGGGAATCTGTGCGTCTGTTgcatcttcagaaatacatgatGATACTTATGGCCATGAAGATTCTGCATATTACAAAGA GTTAACACTTGTAAAAATGGATTTCAAGATTGGTTCCACATATTCTCATGCAGGAAGCAAAGGGTTGAATCAAGATTCTGCAATTCTTTACCAG GGCTATGGTATTGAAGATGGAGCATTTTGTGGAGTTTTTGATGGACATGGAAAAAATGGACACATAGTAAGCAAGTTAGTGAGAAACAGGTTGCCTTCTCTGTTGCTAAACCAGAGAAATGCCATAGCAAAGATTACCTCATCTCCGATAAATGATGCACAAAATGCTCCGAAAGCGGAAACTTGCAATAAATCAGAACCAACCAAAAATTTCTTTAAATGGAAAGAGGCCTGTTTGAGTGCATTCAAAGCAATGGATAAGGAAATCAAGATCCTTGACAGTGTGgactgttcttgcagtggaacTACTGCCGTTGTTGCTGTCAAACAG GGTGAAGATATAGTTATTGCGAATCTAGGCGATTCGAGGGCAGTTTTAGGAACGAAGACCGAGAAAGGGATTGTGGCGATTCAGCTAACTACTGATTTGAAGCCCGGAGTACCCT CCGAAGCCGAGCGAATCAGAAAATGCAATGGCAGGGTACTTGCGCTGAAAGAAGAACCACATATTCAGAGAGTATGGCTTCCTCATGACGACTCTCCAGGCCTTGCCATGTCGCGAGCTTTCGGAGACTTTGTGCTCAAGTACCATGGCATAATTGCAATCCCCGATATCTCCTATCACCGCTTATCTCCAAACGATCAGTTTCTTGTTCTGGCTAGTGATGGG GTGTGGGACGTATTAAGCAATGAAGATGTTGTTGCAATAGTTTCTGCTGCACATAGTGAAGAGGCAGCAGCAAAGTCAGTGGTGGATGCAACAATTGGTGCATGGAAACATAGGTTTCCGAATTCGAAAAGAGATGACTGCACTGTTATTTGCCTCTTCCTGGATAAGATGAACGCATAA
- the LOC140825022 gene encoding vacuolar-processing enzyme-like, with protein sequence MTIPSACALFLLLLYVVATAGARDDFLKLPSEARVFFDGGSQKVNGGADDDSVGIRWAVLLAGSSGYWNYRHQADICHAYQILKKGGLKDENIVVFMYDDIAFNEENPRPGVIINSPHGEDVYKGVPKDYVGDDVTGDNFLSVLLGDKTAVKGGSGKVVDSGPNDHIFVFYSDHGGPGVLGMPTFPYLYADNLINVLKKKHASGTYRSLVFYLEACESGSIFEGLLPEGLNIYATTASNAEENSWGTYCPGEYPYPPPEYDTCLGDLYSVSWMEDCDIHNLRTETLRQQYQLVKRRTANDNSYDGSHVMQYGDLKLSVDNLYTYLGTDPANDNFTFVDENSLRPSSKAVDQRDADLLHFWHKYRKAPVDSARKVSAQKQLAEAMGHRTHIDHSIELVGKLLFGIDKGPQVLKTLRPAGQPLVDDWDCLRSMVRSFETHCGSLSQYGMKHMRAIANICNTGVKIEQMADASAQACASFPSNSWSSLHRGFSA encoded by the exons ATGACGATTCCCTCCGCCTGTGCGCTATTCCTCCTTTTACTCTACGTGGTAGCTACCGCCGGTGCCCGGGATGACTTTCTCAAGCTTCCTTCCGAAGCACGCGTATTCTTCGACGGTGGATCGCAGAAGGTAAACGGCGGGGCTGATGACGATTCCGTGGGGATCAGGTGGGCCGTCTTGTTGGCCGGATCCTCTGGTTACTGGAATTACCGCCATCAG GCCGATATATGCCATGCATATCAAATCCTAAAGAAAGGTGGTCTCAAGGATGAAAATATTGTGGTTTTCATGTATGATGACATTGCTTTCAATGAAGAGAACCCAAGGCCAGGGGTCATCATTAACAGTCCTCATGGTGAGGATGTTTATAAGGGAGTTCCAAAG GATTATGTTGGAGATGACGTTACTGGTGACAACTTTTTGTCCGTGCTTCTTGGGGACAAAACTGCTGTCAAAGGAGGTAGCGGGAAGGTTGTCGACAGTGGTCCAAATGATCACATATTCGTATTCTATTCTGATCATGGTGGTCCTGGGGTGCTTG GGATGCCTACATTTCCTTACCTTTATGCGGATAATCTGATCAACGTTTTGAAGAAGAAACATGCCTCTGGAACATATAGGAGCTTG GTATTTTACCTTGAGGCTTGTGAATCTGGAAGTATATTTGAGGGTCTTCTACCTGAAGGCTTGAATATTTATGCAACCACTGCATCAAATGCGGAAGAGAATAGCTGGGGAACCTATTGCCCTGGAGAATATCCCTATCCTCCCCCAGAATACGATACTTGCTTGGGTGACCTGTATAGTGTTTCCTGGATGGAGGACTG CGATATCCACAACCTTCGGACTGAAACCTTGAGGCAACAATATCAACTG GTTAAGCGTCGAACTGCTAACGACAATTCTTACGATGGCTCCCATGTGATGCAATATGGTGATCTGAAGCTAAGTGTGGATAATCTTTACACATACTTGGGTACAGATCCTGCGAATGATAACTTCACTTTTGTTGATGAAAATTCTCTTCGGCCATCTTCAAAAGCTGTCGATCAGCGAGATGCTGATCTTCTACATTTTTGGCATAAG TATCGGAAAGCTCCTGTAGACTCTGCTCGGAAAGTCTCAGCTCAAAAACAGCTGGCTGAAGCTATGGGACACCGGACTCATATTGACCACAGTATCGAACTTGTTGGAAAACTTCTGTTTGGAATTGACAAGGGTCCTCAAGTGTTGAAGACACTTCGACCTGCTGGGCAGCCTCTTGTTGATGATTGGGATTGCCTCAGATCCATG GTTAGAAGCTTTGAGACTCACTGTGGATCGCTGTCTCAGTATGGGATGAAACACATGCGCGCGATTGCCAACATCTGCAATACTGGTGTGAAAATAGAGCAGATGGCCGATGCCTCAGCTCAAGCCTGCGCCAGTTTTCCTTCCAATTCATGGAGTTCTCTCCATAGGGGCTTTAGTGCTTGA